Genomic window (Akkermansiaceae bacterium):
CTTGGCAAGCAGCGGCTTGCCCTCGAATTCCATCATCGCCTCGTCCGCCGTCAGGGTAAGCAACTCTCCCTCCTCGACCTGGATCTCGCCAAAATCATAATACTCCTTGGTGATCATCATCGCCCGGATGACATCGGGATTGCGCCCCTTGCTCTTCGCCACGGCCCGGACAAAGGCGTTGAACGCCGACTCGATCTTCGCCCGCATGGTATCGGGAATTTCCGCCCCACTGCCGCTGACAATGGCCGCGGCACCAATGGCGGATACCGGGTGCATATAAATCCCATCGGTCCCGGAGGCCACCAGGGCACCCGCACTCAGTGCTTTCTGGTTCACAAAGGCATATGATGGCACCTTGAGCTTCTGCATATCCACCATGATCAGCTCCGCGGTGTCAAATGCCAGCCCCCCCGGGGTATCGAGGTCGAACACCACCGCACGAGCATGTTCCTCATTCACCCGCTTGATCACACGCCGCCAGAACTTGAAGGCATGTTTATTGACCAGATCATCCTCACCCACCTTGATAATCACCACCTTGCCCTTGAAGCTCTCCTCATCGGATTTCCCGAAAACCCGCTTTTGCAGCGGCTTTTCCACCTTGTCTCCAGACGGGCTCGCCGGATTGCCCTGCTTGCCGGATTCCACCGGGACAGGTTTCGCTGGCGCCACTCCGGGGGCATCCGGCTTTTCCTGTGCCTGCAGTGGTAAAATCAGGCTCAACAACGTCACTACATTCAGAGTCAGGGTAAACATCGGCTTCATGTCCATATCTGTAGCATAAAGCGAAAAAAGGGATACCGCAAATTCCACCGGGATGCAATTGGCACAACAATTCTCCGAATCCCTCCAAATTCTGGAAAAAACGATTGCATTATGCCCTCACATCCCCTTTATTCCCCGCCCCGCGAGCTAGAAACTGCCGTAGGTCCTCCGCAAATCTGCCAACTGTCAATCCTTGACGACCCGCTGACCCCGCTCGCCGGAGGGCAACCCGGTAAACCCAATAAAAACATGTCAGAAGACACATCAAAAAAAACCGCAACCACAGAAGCCACCGAGGAAGATACAGACACCGCATTCAAGCTGGACCGTTTTGAACTTCCTAACCGCCTCACCAAGAACGAGGACACCGAGTCCGAAACCTATGCCCAGTTCACCGCTGAGCCGTTCGAGAGCGGATACGGTCACACCATCGGAAACTCCCTGCGCCGCGTGCTGCTCTCCTCGCTGGAGGGTGCCGCCATCACATCCGTCCGCATCGCAGGCGTCCAACACGAATTCTCCAGCCTCCCCGGCTGTGTCGAGGACGTCACCGATATCATCCTCAATCTCAAAAAGGTGAAATTCAAGCACCACGGCAAAGAACCACGCGTTCTGACCATCAAGTGTGAGAAAGAAGGCGTCATTACTGCCGCTGACATCCAGGACGACAACATCTACGAAGTCGTCAACAAAGACCAAATCATCTGCACACTCGACCGCAAGGTGAAGTTCGACTGCGAATTTGAAGTCAAGGTCGGCCGCGGTTTTAATACCGGCGACGAGAACAAACGCCCTGACATGCCCATCGGTGTCATCGCTATTGACTCAATCTTCTCACCAGTCGTGCGCGTGAAATACTCCGTTGCCGCTACCCGTGTCGGCCAGATGACCGACTACGACAAACTTGTGCTCGATGTCTGGACCGATGGTCGCGTCGAGCCATCCGACGCCCTTCTCCAGGCCTCCGCCATTCTCCGCCACCACCTCGACGTGTTTGTCAACTACGACGAGAACGCGGTCGACTTTGAAGAGGCTCCTGCTGAGCAAAGCGAGGAAAACGCCGCACTCAAGAAGCTCCTCAACATGAGCGTCAACGAGATCGAACTTTCCGTTCGTGCTGCCAACTGCCTCAACAACGCCAACATCACTACCGTTGGCCAGCTCGCCACGAAGACTGAAGCGGAAATGCTCAAGTACCGTAACTTCGGTAAGAAGTCACTGAACGAAATCAAGGAGAAGCTCGTCGAGCTTGGTCTTGGTCTCGGCATGAACATCGATCCATCCCTGCTCACAGGCGCACTTCCAACCGTGAATGCACCACGCCTCGGAGCGGAAGAGGAAGCTCCTGTTGGCCTTGCCGACCTCATCGCACAAAACCTGAACGACTAATTTAAAATACAAACCGTCCGCAAGGACATTATCCCATGAGACACAGAAAAAAGACTGTCAAACTTCAACGCGACGCCGCACACCGCCGTGCGCTTCTCGCTAACCTCGCCTGCAGCCTGATCGAACACGGCCGCATCCGCACCACACTCGCCAAGGCCAAGGCCCTGCGCCCTGTGGCAGAGAAAATGGTTACCCTCGCCAAGCGGGGTGACCTGCACGCACGCCGTCAGGCACTCGCATTCCTCCGCCAGAAGGACAACGTGAAAAAGCTCTTCGAAGAGGTCGGCCCGGCCTGTGAAGACCGTCAAGGCGGTTACTGCCGCATCACCAAGTTAGGTGCGCGCATCAGTGACTCCGCCCCGATGGCTTACATCGAGTGGACTGACGTCGAGGACATGGCTGTTTCGCTCGCCGACGACGAATAACACACCCCAAAAAGTTCGTTAGTGCCCAGAATGACAACTTAGTTATATTTCCTAACTTATACTAACATCTTTACAAAACACGTATTTGCGCAAGTAAATGCGTGTTTTTTTGTACTACTGTTTGAAAAAAAATTGATTTTTTTTTAAGAGTTGTTGGACATATCGCCATCTATCATCTATTAGTCAGCAGGACTCAACACACACAATTATGAAATCCAGAAAGAACCTAACGCGTTTCACATACGAAACCACAGCATTCCAGGGCTGGCGTCTTTGCCTCAGCCGTGCCGGTACCACCTTCACCAAGTATTTCTCCGACAAGAAATACGGTGGCGAGCGTAAAGCGCTCAAAGCCGCTGAAGGTGCACTCAATGATCTCAAAGAGATGCTTGATAAGGCACGTAAAGTGAACGGCAAGCACACTAAGACCACGATCGCCAAGGCTCAGAAGCTGCTCAAAGCAGCCTAGGCCTATCGCTTGGAACACGCAAAAACATATCATTCAGCAGACGGGGTCATTCCCGTCTGCTTTTTTGTGCCTGCTTTTTTTGTGCCCAGATAGAAACGTTGTGCTAGGCTCACGCCAGTGAAAGACATTCAGTTTTACAATCGCTACACCGGCCAGCTGGAAACCGAGCAGGTTTACGGGGAATCCTTCCTCAAGTGGGCCTACGGCAATCCGCTTGGCAAACTGGCACTGCACAGCTTTGTCAAACGCCCCGCCTTCTCGCGCTGGTATGGCAAACGGATGGACCATCCGGCGACCAGGTCGAAAGTCGGGCCATTCATCGATGACTACGCGCTCGACCCCTCGGAATTTGCCGATGCGCCGGACCGGTTTTCCACTTTCAACGAGTTCTTCTACCGCAAGCTCAAACCTGGTGCCCGGCCGATTGCCGACTCCGCTGTGGTCTTCCCGGCGGACGGTCGCCACCTCGGGTTTGCCAATATCGATGACATCCCCGGCTTCTTTGTAAAGGGGCAACGTTTTGACATCCACCAGCTCATCGACGACCCCGGGCTGTCGGCCCGATACGCTGGGGGCACCCTTGTCTTGTCCAGACTCTGTCCAGTCGACTACCACCGTTTCCACTTCCCTGTTAGCGGCAAGGCTGGTGCAACTCGCCTGATCAACGGGCCTCTGTTTTCCGTCTCCCCGATCGCACTGGCCCGTAACCTCGCCTATGTGTGGCAGAACAAACGCACCGTGACCCGGATCATCACCGAAACCATGGGCACGGTGCTCATGCTGGAAATCGGGGCCACCTGTGTAGGCTCTATTTTGCAGACTTATGATCCTGACCAACACGTCAATAAAGGCGACGAAAAAGGCTACTTCGCGTTCGGGGGCTCGTCCACCATCACCGTGTTTGAACCCGGGAAAGTCAAACTGGCCGATGACCTGCTGGACAACTCCGCCCAACAAACCGAAACCTATGCCAGGATGGGCGATACCATGGGATCATCCATTGTTGGCTGATTGACGAGCATGAACACACCGGAGCAAGGCCAGGATCAAAAGCTCCATGAGGAATTCTCGTTAACGACTAGAATCCCTCAAGCTCCATTACCGAGCGCCCAACCTAACGGGGCGATCTTCTGGATGAGGTTCGTTGTCTGGATCAGTCCAGCGCCGTTAGCAACTCTCGCCAGCGTTGGCCTGGTATGGGTGAAGCTGGGACATGACTTTGAGTTAATACTCGCCCTGCCCATCATTGCATTGATTACATTCGGCTGCGGCTACTGCGATGCCTTTCTCGCTACATCCGTGCGCAAGGAAAATGGCATACCTGTTCTATCCCAGGCGCTGAGTCAC
Coding sequences:
- a CDS encoding DNA-directed RNA polymerase subunit alpha yields the protein MSEDTSKKTATTEATEEDTDTAFKLDRFELPNRLTKNEDTESETYAQFTAEPFESGYGHTIGNSLRRVLLSSLEGAAITSVRIAGVQHEFSSLPGCVEDVTDIILNLKKVKFKHHGKEPRVLTIKCEKEGVITAADIQDDNIYEVVNKDQIICTLDRKVKFDCEFEVKVGRGFNTGDENKRPDMPIGVIAIDSIFSPVVRVKYSVAATRVGQMTDYDKLVLDVWTDGRVEPSDALLQASAILRHHLDVFVNYDENAVDFEEAPAEQSEENAALKKLLNMSVNEIELSVRAANCLNNANITTVGQLATKTEAEMLKYRNFGKKSLNEIKEKLVELGLGLGMNIDPSLLTGALPTVNAPRLGAEEEAPVGLADLIAQNLND
- the rplQ gene encoding 50S ribosomal protein L17, which encodes MRHRKKTVKLQRDAAHRRALLANLACSLIEHGRIRTTLAKAKALRPVAEKMVTLAKRGDLHARRQALAFLRQKDNVKKLFEEVGPACEDRQGGYCRITKLGARISDSAPMAYIEWTDVEDMAVSLADDE
- a CDS encoding phosphatidylserine decarboxylase, whose protein sequence is MKDIQFYNRYTGQLETEQVYGESFLKWAYGNPLGKLALHSFVKRPAFSRWYGKRMDHPATRSKVGPFIDDYALDPSEFADAPDRFSTFNEFFYRKLKPGARPIADSAVVFPADGRHLGFANIDDIPGFFVKGQRFDIHQLIDDPGLSARYAGGTLVLSRLCPVDYHRFHFPVSGKAGATRLINGPLFSVSPIALARNLAYVWQNKRTVTRIITETMGTVLMLEIGATCVGSILQTYDPDQHVNKGDEKGYFAFGGSSTITVFEPGKVKLADDLLDNSAQQTETYARMGDTMGSSIVG